The window AAGCAGCGACGGCATTTTCATTCCATTTTGATACCGCCTCGGTTAAAACCGCTCCTTTCAGAGAAGACAACAAAGCCGAATCGAACTCAAGCCCGGCAAAGTGGAGTTTCGCGGCGCGTTTGATCGCATCCAATTCGGGATCGATTCGGAGATAGGGATCAACTCCGTGTTCTCGTACTAATTTCACTAATTCTCCCCAATCGAAGGAGCGGTCGTCGGGAGCGACTGATAACGCCTGATTTTTTGCTGAAAACTTCACAAAAGTGATACGCTCCGGATGAAGCTGGAGTGCTCGCTCAACCGCTTCGCGGACGGGCAATGTGTGAATATTCCATGCGATGGGAATATTCTCGTAGACAAGTTTCCAGTCGCGTTTACTATCGCCTTCCCACTCTCCCGTTTGCGATGCATCCAACATGGAGACGCCGGCTTGCGATAACTCATGCGCGACGGCAAATAGAGTTGGGAGCGCGACATTGCTCTTGGCGGCTTGTAAAATGGGATCGATGTTGACGGCAAGTTTCACAAAACAGGTATCCTTGGTTGGTTGTTCACAATCGTGTCTATCAGACCGAACGATGGACAGAATTCGCGGCGGTCTGTCCGATGGAATGCTCAGACAGGATTGTCTGAGCTACGAATTGAGCGACGGAATTAAAAGTCGTCACGCCACGAAACGAAACGGAATTTACCATCGGTTTCCTTACGGGTTTCAAACCGAGCATAACCAAAAATCGGCAACTGGTCGCCAAGTTCCAAGTTGAATGAAACTTGAAAGGAAATGAGGGTATCCGATTGATTGAGTGACGAAACCTCCGATGAAAGTGTCCCGAAAGTTAATCGAATATCATCATAGGTACGAAACAATGCCCCGGTCGCAGTTAAATCGGTTATCCGGTACCATTGGTCATATCTCCCCCGGTCGGGATCATAATATGTGAATAGAAAGCTTTCCGATATGCAATCGGCATATCGTGAACTATCACGATAAAGATAACTGTTCGTGAAATTCGCTAACAGCCCGCCGACTGAGGCTTGTTCGTTCCAGAGTCCCGATTGTTCGTCTCCTCTCTGTGGAGCAAAGAGATTGTGTTCGCATCCGGTAAGTGCAAAAAGGATTCCGAGCAACAATATGGCGGCAAACAATCTCATAGCACCGCTTTCCACTCGGAGATGGTTGGTGCAGTGCCAGTGCGGATGTCTCGCCAACTCAAGATACTGTATCCACCATCGGTGGCGCGAACAAGCATTAGAGTGGCACGAGCAGTAACGGTTTGTTCGACAGCAACTGTTAAACCCAAACGAATGGTGTAGGCAGTCTCAACTTGTAAGCCGGAAAGCGCAGGTTGCTCGGATAACAGGGTAAAGTCGGCTTCGGAAACACTATCAACCGGGAGATTCACCCTATTGAACAACGATTGAGAGAAGCGTAGCTCGCGGGTATAATTGAAATCGTTAAAAACTGCACCGTAACGAGTAGCCGATTCCTCGTCCGGGATAAAACGAAAACTGTCGGAATCAAACGATTGCATATATAGAACGGTATTGCGCTGAACTATCGCCGTCTCAAGAGTCGAAAGTAGCTCAGCCGCAGTTAAAGGGGGTGTTCGACCGCCGCCTTCATCGGTAGGTGATTCAGCATTCCGGTTCGATAACAGTAGGCATCCACTACCGGTTAACATGATAATCGCAATCGTAAACAGAAGTAGCAATCGAATTCGTTGCAAGTGCGAGAAACCCTCGATACTTCTTCGAAGTGGGAGAAGTACTCTTTTGTAAGGATGCTTTGAATCACCGAACATGGGGGCGCCAGTTTTCATCGACAGTACCAATATGCGCATGAAAACCGAACCAACGGAATAGCTCAACAAACATCCGATCAAAAACACCGATATCCGACTCAGGGAAAGAATCTGCCATAGAATCGAAGCGCCCCTCAATAACAGGTACTGCTTGGTCGATTTTCAACGATAGACCGCGCATCTCGGTAGTTTTGAACATCCCACTGAAGTAGAAGGTATAGCCATAACAGTGCTCCACTGAAAAGCGGATTGTCGCATAGCGGTCGGTGCCAAGTAGAGCCATCACAGTTTTGCCAAAATTGATAAAATGCAACAGGTTCTCAGCTAATTTGGGAGCATGAAAAGTTGTTCCGCTATCGAGTCCCCGGAGGTAGGCTTGGGAATCGAGCAAACCGGTTACGCTACATCTTCCTGTGGTGTACTCTACTGAACGGGTAAGTATTACCTCACGACCACCAAACTCCTTCGCGATTTGTTCAAGAGTAAAACCGTTAATTTTGGGATCGGAGAGATAACGAAAGATATCCGGCAAACCGACTTGGGTACCCGATTCCATCGTGTAGCCTGCCATCGCCGATTCTTTCATATACTCGGTCAGGCGACGTTGTACATCGTTAGTGAATTGAGCGATTCGTGCCGATTCCGGTAACAAAGTCATAGTATAGCTACCAAACCGGCGGGTAATGGATTGTTGAGGTGATGGCATCGACTGGTTCCTGCCGCTCGCTTACCCGTCGATGCGAATCGAGATTTTTGTAGACGATCCCAAATCATTCTCGAAGGGGGTTACTCCCATATCAAAGGAAAAGCTCTTCCATTTAGCACCGACGCCATAAGTGAGACCTTGTGAATCGAATCCAAATCGATAACCGCAGCGGAGCGATAACACATGTAGCAATGTCCACTCTACGCCAAGTCCGGCGCGCATTTTTTCGTTGTACCATTGGAGATCAGCAGCACCGCATAGTTCCGTGCCGAAGGGGAGACTGCGACGATACTCGGTTCCCGCCCGCATTATGGAAACGCCGTCGTTCGATTTACTGGAGAGTGACAGTTGCTGGAATGCAAAACCGGAACGCAGCGCAGGATTCCATTGCATTTGCATCCCAAGGGAGTGCCGCCATTCGGTCGCGACATCGTCTTCGATCCGGTCGTAGCGGTAAATCGCACTGTATCCTGCACTAAGACGCGAAGAGATGGCATTGGCAATACCGATGCCAAAATTCGTTTCCCGGACACCAAAGGTTCCCTGGGCGGCATAGGTCGGCAAGTCACGACGCTCTAAATCGGAAGATTCTGCCGTACGAGCTATCATACCGAAAGCCCACTTCTCTTTTCGGAAGGAACCGGCAAGATGCGATCCTTTGACGTCGCCAATCCCGCGATGCATACCCAGAAAGGCGCTGGCGGAGTATGTGGAGAGCAGCCCGGCCGGGTTACTCCAGATGGACATGGGACCCGTTTGGGTTGATCCGATGGCTTCTGCTAACGCAACAGTTCTACCATCGGCTTCACCGCCAATGAGAGTAGCCGCGAAGACGCTGGTTGCGATGGTCAGGAGTATTATTGCGATGATACTTTTCATGCGGTTTGGTTACTTTCGTTAGAAACGATTTAGAAATTTACCATCCACGACAACACGTGGGTGTCTTCCGGTGCAATCGATTCGACGATGTATGCGTAGTCGAGCCGGGCTTTCACTGTAGAGAACGGCATAGCGAGACCGAGCCCGAAGGTGGGAGCTTTGCCGTCGATTCCAGCGCGTAACAGGGCATCGTAGCGGTCAACTTTAAAGAATCGATACTCTGCTCCGGTATGGAGTTTCTGAATCCCTTTCAAGAATTCGCCATCGATTGCCGCTGTTAACTCACGCCAGCGATAACTAAGACCTATCCGGGTTTGTACCGGGTACTTGTCGATTTTTGTGGTGCCTTGACTCCAGTAGCCTTCAGTGTTCCAAGTGTACTTAGAGTTTAAATCCTTTAGAACAAAAGCTGCTGTAATGTTATAGGGTAACTCGACTCGACCACCGATATCGAACCCAACACCGGTTCCCTTGATCGACTTTCCATCGTCTTTGATACCCGGGAATAGTCCGTAGAATACTTTAAAGTTTAAACCGATCGAGACGCGGTCTGGAACGGGTGAGATGGCAAAGCCAAGCGCAAAAGCGTTGTCGCGATAATCGAGGGCAGGTAACGGACTGCCATCGGTATCCCGGCTGTCGATGTCGTCTACTCCGGCATTTATCCACGATAAAGATATGCCAGCTCCCCCTTTGAGTGGCATTGCATAGGCAAGGTGCGCGAATTTGCGATCCAATGCCAACCGGTGCATTGTCAGTCCGATGTTTCGTTGTTTCAAGGCAGGTAGAAATGCCGGATTATCGAAACTGGTACTATACCCACTGGCAAGAGCGGTGCCGGCGTTCCCCATCGCTTTCGTACGACCAGAGACTCCGACACGTAGGAAACTACCCGCCATACTGCCCGCAGTGGTTTGGGCAAAACAGCTCGTGGATAGCAGTAGCACTAAAAGAATTTGGATTGGTTTCAGCATAGTTTAATCAAGAACAATGAGTTTACCCCATGCGACTCCGCCGGGCTTTTCCAGTTTATAAAAGTAGACCCCGTTTGCAAGCGTAGCATTATCAAAGCGACCATTCCAGATCTCAGTATTATCACCTTGAGCACGTGATGCTTTTTTCAGAATGGTACCCGCTTTCTCCATTGCGAAGTTGTAAAGGGTCAACGATACCTCGCCGGAATGAGGGAGAAAATATTGAAACCGCACCGCCCCAAACCGCTCCGGGCTATAGGGATTGGGGTAGGCATAGACGGCTGGTTGTCCGGGATCGGTGGTGGGAATATAGGATCGACCGATACTCCAATTGCCGCCACCATCACGCGATGTCGCCCAGCCATCAGGGCCACCTATCGTAAATCGATTAAATGCGCTCGCAACCGAGTACAGCTCCTGCTCAACAAAGCGTTCCCGACCATTGGCGTCGCGGATTGCCGGGAATTGTCCCCAAGTCTCGCCTCCGTCGATGGATTTGAATAATCCATTAGAACCAACGGCATAGACAGCGATGCTATCAGAGGTCACGTTATGGATTTTTTCACCGATTAAGGTGCGATGCCACGTGCGCCCGTCATCATTGGTGTAAGTGAGGCCGTACTCTTCGCTAGCGCCTTCGGCTTTCCAAGTCGAAGCCCAGAGGGTTTTTGTACCGTTTGCATGGCGCTGTAAATGCAAGGAGACGACAAAGTTCCCCGCTAACGAAAAACTATCGGTTGGTGAATACGAGAAATTCGCCCAAGTCTCGCCGCCGTCTTCGGAACGGTTGACGCCACCAGCGGTGCCGCACCAGATAACCGAATCGTTCTCGGCTAAAACCGAAAAAGCTCGATGGTTTAAATAGGCTAACGCGGAAAAGGGGTTGTTATCGGGGGGACGTGCGCGCCAATGTACCGAATCTCTAACAACCAGCGGTGCGGAAGAGATAGTATCGCGATGGAGGGTTCCCTTCCGCAGTCCGCCGCCAAATGATGCCGCCCAGATTGCATTTGAACTTACCGATAAATCGTAGGTGAGGTTTTGAATGTTAGTCGTGGTTGGGCTATAGGAGGTACAGTCGCGGGAGTCGACCGGCTGCGGTTGCCAACGCCATGTTTCACCACCATCATAGGACCAACCGATGCCGCCACCGGCAGGATAGACGGTGCCGTCGATATTCTCGTCGTATGCGGTTGCCGCCCAGAGTGTGTCATGGAACGGAACCAATGCACTGACTCCACCACGACCGATTTTTTCGCCGGAAGGAATCGAAGTAATCATACTATCGACGATGTGCCAGAAGTTGATTCCATTGCCAGTAGCAAGCCAGATGCCGCCATTCAAGGAATCGACTTTTTGATCGATAACTGAATTGGATAACAACCGTCCGGTGGATGCGCTGCCGTTACTTTGTACAATCGAATTGCGAAATGTACGCAAGCCATATCGTTCCGGTGTCATTGCTAACGCTGGTAACGCGAAAAGTAAAGCAGCGAACAAGATTGATGATTTCATAAGTATTCGATTAATTAACTGCACAATGATGATTTTTCTTACAGGTCAGGAGTCCTGTCCGTACCTGCAAAATGCAGGTAACTATCATTTTACTTACCTATCTGGTAAAGTCGCTGCTGGGATTGCTTCGTCGCTTCGCTTCCTCGCAATGACACGATAGACAAGATTGATTACAGGTTTAGAGACCAGTCCGCACTAGTTTCTTGATGGCGGACACGATGGTCCGCCTCTACCCGAATCTAATATGGGCGTGAGCGGCACGCCCCTACAGAATGGACAGACAGGAGTGTCTGTCCTACCGAAAATCAAAAGGGATTCGGGACTTTCACGAACCGCGTTGAACGCATAGGTTGTACTTGTCCGTTTTTCCTCGCGGACTCTGGAACCCGAATTTGAAAATTGAATGTCGTATCGATACTGCGATTTCCACCGCCATCGTTGGCTGTAAATGTAATCTGATAATGATCATAGGGCAGCCGCACCAAGTTTGGGTTCCGGGGACGATTGCGGTCGTCCAGTTGGAATGTCACGGCGATTTTTCCGTCGCCAGCCGTGATATCGTTTCCAAATCCTTCGCGATAGGTAGAATCATAAATGGTTGAACCCGGTATCATATCCCTCGCCAACCGAACCCGCATCGATGTTACATCAAACGGCGATTGGGGATCGTCGGATGTCACATCGAATGTAAACTGCACCGTATCGTGACTCACTGAATCAAAGTAAACGATATTACCGATTACAGTAGAACCAATTAGTTGGATCGAATCGACAACCGGGGGAAGATTCTCTAACCAAACTACTCGTGAAGTAGATACGGTGTCGTGCAATACATCTTCTGCGATTAACTGGAAGCGATAGTTTCCAGTCGCTAAGCGCGCAGGAAATGAATAGGGCATTTCTAATCGCCAACTTTGATTCCCAGCGTTTGCAGTTAGCGGTGCTGTGCGTTTCCAGTTGTCGGCAGCGTCGTAGATTTCGGCAGTAACAGTACTAACACCACTTACGAAAGCGGTATCGGGATCGAAGACAGAGACGATTAGTGATGTATCCACGCCACTGTAAACGGAATCAGGCGCGGTGACATTTGCGATATACGGTGGTTGATTTGCGACGACTCGCCAATTGGCAGAGACTTGTTTTAACTCGGTGTTGCGGTAAGCAAAAAAGCGGAGAGGAGAACTCGCGACTCCTAATGCGCCACAGTAGATTTGCCGAGACCAAACTCCATCGTTTGGAATCAAATCGTGGGAAGTTGTCGTCGTTAACGGCGAAGCGATTGTGGCGAGATAGCGTGCACTGCCATCGTCAGCGAGGGGAATGCGAATCGTACTATCGGCGGCTATTTCAATCCAAACGGAATCAGCAACAATGCCGGTACCAACTGCTACACGTAAGATGGTGCTCGATTGCAGAGACGCAACAAAAATAGTATCGACATCCAATACGTCGATACCGAAACTGCTGTTATCGGGTGTAGTAGTAACGTTCGCGTCTTTTTCCTCGACGCAACCGCTGAGTAACAAAAATAGAAGTACGGGAAGAAGTAAGTAGACCCGGAACAATTCACCTCCAACGCTTTTCATTCGCCGCAACAATATAAATACGAAATGTCGGCAATATCCGCTATACAGGCGGATTTCATAAAGTAATCAAGCGCAACCGGCGATACTGTTCCTTTCGAGAGAATGGTGTTATGGGAGTATACGATTGGATTTTGCTTCTGTCAAGGCGGTAACCGGTTTTGGCATCCGCTCATACGCAACCACCCAAACCGGAAGAAATACCCAAATCGCTAACCAGCCAAGGGAATTCAAGAGGGCTAAAAGCGGACCTGACGATGTAGCCGGTGGTGGTTGTAATGCTGATAACGGTTCCTGTGACTGGAGAATCGCATTAAGTGAATAACTCGGAATCATAGCATCGTGGGGCATGAACAGAAATGCCAGAATCGCACCCACCAACGATAAACAGAAGGCAAAGGTCTGCTCGGTAGCGGTTACACTCCAGAGCACTTTTTGCATTCCCTTATGAGGGCGAATCATAGCTCGGAGTCGCTCGCTCAACGGCGCATCGCCTGACAACGAGGCGATTGCCAACCACCGTAAGCGAGGATAGACAATCATCAGTAACACCGATACAATTAGAACTAAGAATACGACCGCGACCAGGATAGCAAGGGTAATCTGCGCTATTCCTTGAGATGGTAAGATTTGCATCGAAAGAATGAACAAAGCAACGCTAACGCCAACGACAGTGAAGACAGCGGTAAGTCCGATCAACATATCCAGCAGAGCGGGGATAGCAGCACCGATCCAGAGATCGGCAATTGAGACATCGGTTTTCACATTACGGTACAGGAGAAGTAACCAGCGGGTCGCCGGAGCAAGGGTTATTACGGCAACAAGGGCGACCGCTAACGATAACTTCACGGAATGCCAAATCCATCCGATGATGAAAGAACG of the bacterium genome contains:
- a CDS encoding pyridoxine 5'-phosphate synthase, with the translated sequence MKLAVNIDPILQAAKSNVALPTLFAVAHELSQAGVSMLDASQTGEWEGDSKRDWKLVYENIPIAWNIHTLPVREAVERALQLHPERITFVKFSAKNQALSVAPDDRSFDWGELVKLVREHGVDPYLRIDPELDAIKRAAKLHFAGLEFDSALLSSLKGAVLTEAVSKWNENAVAAWKLGLGVWASAKIRTDILSSLHTIREIEGISVQEEFWARATLIGVERTVTGIRHAMA